Genomic DNA from Rhodothermales bacterium:
GACCGGGAAGAACCGGCAATTGCATGACCGTCTGGGAGAATCATCACGTCAATATCTTGAACAACCGGGTGCACGACTGCGGCGGCGCCGGCATTCAGGCCGGCCGATGCGACCATATCCTCATCGAAAACAACGTCGCCTACGGCAACGCCAAATATAACCCCAGTCAATCCAGCGGTATCGGGGTCTTTCAAGCGCGTGCGGTCGATAACGCGCCCGGCTACCACATCGTCGTGCGCAACAACCGGAGCTACGACAACATCAACCTGGTTTTTGCCAGCTTCAAGCCCGGAGTAACCACGGATGGGAACGGCATCATCGCCGATAATTTTTATAACGAGGGCTCCACAAACGTGAAGTACCCACACCGCACGCTGATAGAAAACAACCTGATTTACAACAACGGCGGTAAAGGC
This window encodes:
- a CDS encoding DUF1565 domain-containing protein, with the translated sequence MAYFRILLFLIGFALPITTFAETFYVDPAGNDSNPGTSAKPFRTIAYAVKQVSPGDTVLVRNGVYREKIIISRSGAPGQYIVLKAVNQGGAKVEVAESGKTDGIKIAANYVTVDGFEVYDPNPGPGRTGNCMTVWENHHVNILNNRVHDCGGAGIQAGRCDHILIENNVAYGNAKYNPSQSSGIGVFQARAVDNAPGYHIVVRNNRSYDNINLVFASFKPGVTTDGNGIIADNFYNEGSTNVKYPHRTLIENNLIYNNGGKG